In Castanea sativa cultivar Marrone di Chiusa Pesio chromosome 6, ASM4071231v1, a single window of DNA contains:
- the LOC142641576 gene encoding WAT1-related protein At2g39510-like, with translation MSMEYSKTQLYNKVKPYFLVIIMQFGYAGMSIIGKFALNKGMSEHVFIAYQHAIAAVVIAPFAVVFDRKRTPKLTLCVFAKVALIALLGPVINQNLFYTGMKYTTASFARAMCNVIPAFSFAMAWILGLEKVYLRRLRGQAKVLGTMVTVVGALLMTLVKGPMFNLPWANGNAHQESTSAANKQDITKGALMILASSLSGSGFFILQAITLKSYPAELSLTVLICLMGSLESTILALAIEWGNPTAWSIHFDIKLLATIYSGLICSGFAFYIQGVVMKERGPVFVTAFSPLSVVLVMIIGSFILSETLHIGRVIGAVVIIVGLYLVLWGKSKDQLESTSDSNKVVLTTQNMDTMNERKTTSKQEFLAIDVTSTKSTLGTT, from the exons ATGTCTATGGAGTACTCCAAGACTCAATTGTATAACAAGGTGAAGCCATATTTCTTAGTAATTATAATGCAATTTGGCTATGCCGGGATGTCCATAATTGGTAAGTTTGCTCTAAACAAGGGGATGAGTGAACATGTGTTCATAGCCTACCAGCATGCCATTGCAGCTGTTGTCATTGCTCCTTTTGCTGTTGTCTTTGATAG GAAGAGAACCCCAAAGTTGACATTGTGTGTCTTTGCTAAGGTTGCGTTGATCGCCTTATTGGG GCCTGTAATAAACCAGAACTTGTTCTACACCGGGATGAAGTATACTACAGCAAGTTTTGCAAGAGCAATGTGCAATGTTATTCCTGCCTTTTCATTTGCAATGGCTTGGATTTTAGG TCTTGAGAAAGTGTATCTTAGGAGACTGCGTGGCCAGGCCAAGGTATTGGGGACTATGGTCACAGTTGTGGGAGCTTTGCTTATGACTCTGGTTAAAGGACCTATGTTTAATTTGCCATGGGCAAATGGAAATGCCCATCAAGAATCTACTAGTGCAGCAAACAAGCAAGATATAACGAAGGGTGCTCTGATGATTCTAGCAAGTTCTCTATCCGGGTCTGGTTTCTTTATTCTTCAA GCAATTACACTGAAATCATACCCCGCGGAGCTTTCTCTAACAGTTTTGATTTGCTTGATGGGCTCACTAGAAAGTACCATACTAGCTCTTGCAATCGAATGGGGCAACCCGACAGCCTGGTCAATACACTTCGATATTAAGCTCTTAGCAACTATATACAGT GGCCTAATATGTTCAGGATTTGCTTTCTACATTCAAGGAGTGGTAATGAAGGAAAGGGGGCCTGTTTTTGTGACTGCTTTTAGTCCCCTAAGTGTGGTTTTAGTAATGATTATAGGCTCCTTCATTCTATCTGAGACATTGCACATAGGAAG GGTTATTGGAGCAGTTGTCATTATTGTTGGCTTATACCTAGTTTTATGGGGCAAGAGTAAGGATCAACTGGAATCGACATCAGACAGTAATAAGGTAGTGCTAACGACCCAAAATATGGACACTATGAATGAGAGGAAAACAACTTCAAAACAAGAATTTTTAGCCATTGATGTAACAAGTACAAAATCTACATTAGGAACTACTTGA